The Penicillium psychrofluorescens genome assembly, chromosome: 2 nucleotide sequence AAGCTTCGGCGAAgattcatcatctcccaggcGAGGAATAGGGCGAACCAGGTCATGCAGGTGAATGTCGTTGCACGCGCGCGAAAAACGGTGTCACACTGGAAGTCGTTGAAGATGTCTTCATAGTTGGAGTTGCAGCCCTGGGCTAAGTTTCCATCACCCCATCCATACAAGACGAGTGAGAAGGCACTTAAGCAGAGAGCTGCCATCCACACACCGTATACCAAGGTGTCGATGATTACTTCCCAGGTGAAGATTCCTTGTTTCTGCAGAGAAGTCAGTACAGTggccaaagaagaagagacgagAATGAAACCTACACTTTGTGGTGGCCTGTCCATGACCTCCGGCGCTGCTTCTTCCATGCCAAGGCCCATATCGGGAAGTCCCGAGGTGACCATGATGATCCAAATGATTTCCACTGGAGCGATGGGAAACACGGATTGATTGCTCTCATCCTTGAACGCGAGGCCAACAAGCAAAGTCAACCCCAAGGCCACGTTCTCTGCCAGAAGATGCAGGACGAATTTCTGAATATTGTCAAAGATTCGGCGGCCTTCAGAGATACCCTGTATCATACTGGCAAAGTTGTCATCTGTAAGCACCAATTCCGAAGCATCTTTCGCCACATCCGAGCCATTTTCGCCCATTGCAATACCGACATCAGCTCTCTTGAGCGACGGCGAATCGTTCACACCGTCACCCGTCATGGCCACATATTTACCCCGCCGATGCAAGGCTTCGATCATGCGAACCTTGGTGTTTGGTGCACAGCGAGCAATCACTAATGGCAAGGTTGGCAGACGGTCAATCTCATCTTCAGTCAGCTTGTCGAACTCGCCAGCcgtcatcaccatcgcgTCAGCAACGTCTTTGGCGAGCATATCCATGTTTGAAGGGATGATTCCGACCTGTGCGGCAATTGCCCGTGCTGTACCCGGGTGGTCCCCCGTCACCATGTGCACCGAGATGCCGGCCTTATAGCATTGGGCAATTGCGCCCGCGGTTTCGGGTCGAGGAGGATCATACAGACCGATCAGTCCGTAGAAGACGAGGTCTTTCTCCACCTCTTCTCTTGGAAGTGGATCCTGCCCTTCTTTGCTCCCAGGGCTGGGATTATGCTCTCGGCCAGCTAATGCAAGAACTCGAAGTCCTTCCTTGGCAAGCGCTTCCATATTTTCAAGGATTGTATCTCTGGTTTCATCGTTCAAAGGAGCTGGGGCGGCATCTGCTTTCCATGTGACGGCCGAGCACGCATCGAGAACTCGTTCCACAGCACCCTTTGTGAAGACCATCTCGGATCCTTCTTCATGGTTGGAAAAGATGAcagacatcttcttcacGCTGGAATCAAAAGGATACTCGGCCTTTTGCTTCCAGATGGGGTTGTCGCCTTGGGTCAAGCCGCCAAGTCCCCAGTTGAAGCGGTGTGCGAATACTTGGATTGCAATATCTGTGGGCTCGCCCCGAGCGTGCCATTGGTCGTCGGAAGATTTGTGTAGATGAGCAAGATTTGCCATCGCAGCAACATTGAGAAACGACTTGAGAACCTCATTGTCTTTTAATAATTCTTCTGGCTGCGCAATGTTGGCCTTAGTCTCGGAAGCAAGCTGGATGGGCATCTCTGCCATCAAACTCAATTCACCTTCCTCCGGACTGAGCGGATTGTTGGACGATCCAACGGAATATGTCCCCACAGAGGGAATCCATGCCCGCTTGGCAACCATCCGGCCTTGAGTCAGAGTTCCGGTCTTGTCGGAGCAGACATTTGTAACTGCGCCCAGAGCCTCGAGGGAATCCAGCTTACGTACAATAACGTGCTTCTTCACCATCTGCCTAGTTCCTGCCGCCATGGTGATCGTCAAGACAACCACCAAACAAGCGGGGATCATAGCCAGACCCGTGGCAACGGCATATAGGATGACCTCTCGATCACTCCGCCAATCATTCGCGGCTTCGACAATAACCGCAAAGATCACCGCAACTGCAAAAAGTAGAAGCGCCAGCTTCGATAACTTGCGTTGCAAAGGCGTGCCGACGTTGATGCCCAGGAACCGTCCAATGGCGTCAGTGGTTGTCAGAGTCCACGCCTGGATGTACCAACGCTTTTTAGTTTCGCCCTGAGGACCACGCTTGACTGGCCGGCGCTTGGAATCGCCTCCGCGCAAAGCCGCAGCGATGGCGCCGATCTCCGTCGTCATTCCGGTGCCTACCACCACACCGCGACTGCGTCCGCGGGTAACGGTTGATGAACTGTAGGCGATGTTGAGTCTGTCGCCGGGGCCGGTATCCGGGTCGAATTGTGAGTCCGCATCTTTCTGGACGGGCAGGGATTCGCCTGTTAGGAGTGCTTCGTCGGTTTCGAAATTGAATGCCTCCACCAGTCTGAGATCAGCCGGCACAGTGTCTCCGACTTTTAGCTCGACCATGTCGCCAGGAACAATCTCGGTGGCTGGGACAGTGGAGGTTGTACCGTCGCGGGTTACCACGCCCGTTGGGGAACTGAGAGATCGTAGAGAGTCCATAGTCTTCTCTGCTGCGAGGTCCTGGTATACCCCAACCACGACATTCAGAGCAATCACCGCCGCAATGAATCCACCCTCAATCCAGCTTTGGATACCGAAGGAGACGGCCATCGCGATAATCAGAACCTAGTGAGAATAAAGTTAGTGGTAGACTTTGCCATTCAATTCGTTGTGTACTTACTAAGATCATTGCATTGGCAATCTGTCGAATGAAAATCTTGGCAAAGGAGACCCCTTCGTCTCCCTCTAGCATGTTTTCGCCATACTGATCGAGGCGTTGTTTAGCCTCGCTGGACGTGAGGCCATCCTCGCAGTTTGTGCCCAGCTGATTGAGCACATCGTGGAAGGTAAGAGCATGGGCTGGCTGAGAGAGGTTGATTGTGTTGTTTGAACCCTGTGATCTAGCTGCTTGAGCTTGCTCCTCTGACATTGCAAATGAGAGCGTCTATTCAAGGGTGTGTGTACTGCTATGAAGCAACTTAGGGTGGTTTCATGCAAAATGTATGCTCAAGAGAATGTGAGTCTATGAAACTTGTCTTCTGTGATTTAGTACACCTGTATTCTGTTTCCCTTTATTTCCTTTGCCACCCGGGGAACATGCTACGATATAAATACCCCCGAGAATACCCCCCGATGGCAAAAATCGACTTTGATGCAACCGGATTCAGCCTTGGCACCTAGAATGCCGAGGAATCTCAGGATCTCTACCGCAGAATCCCCAGAGTCTTCCTCCAATCGGACTCCATAACGAATTACAAAAGGTGGTTGATGACGTATACGAGAGTTCTCGGCGGTGTCTCGGCCGGACCATAGAGTGGAGTAGCGGAATCGCCAAGCCCTTATCGCGGAGGCTCTTGGCGGAGAACAAATCCATTCCGCTGTTTTTCCATCGCTTTTCTCCGCGGATCCACTATTCCTCTTGGGGAGCGATCTTGGCACGTGGTTTCCTGTCCAGGGAATGAGTCTGGTCTATTCAGACCGGCTGTGCTGGACTGCTCTGATATGTTTCCCTTCATCCTTTCAATAATCTCGGGTGGCGAAAAGTCGTGGACTTGGAGAGGAACAATGGTCCTTCTTGCGGGGACTAACTTCAAGTAGTACTGGCTGGATGGTTTTCTTTGATAGCATAATACGATAAGGGGAGTGCTGCCAGGCTATTCAATCAACAATCAACTCGGTGAATAGGCAGCCGATCTTGAttgcttttctcttctctcacttGCTCACTCCTACACGAcatttcttcatccttcGTCCTCCCCTTTGATATTAGGTACTGCATCTCGTGCTCCTCTACTCATGGCGGACAACCGACTTTCAAATGGAGAGATGATTTGGATTGTGGTCAGCGCtgtcatcatcttcggcttGATCATCTTGGTTCCACTGTAAGCGATCCCACGGTGACGTGGACCGCGTCTTGGCTTCTGTCTCGCCTGCCAAGGCAACTCTCACGAAACCTCTCAAATGCTGACTGCCGAGATCAGGTTGCTTATCTCGTCTCGCCGGCGGCATCCCGCTCTTATCCGTGAGGCCCTTATTCGTGAGGCCGCTCAGGGCCGTGCCAGTCTTTCGGTGCGGCAGCTCGGCGTGATCGGATGGCTGCGAGGAATGGATGTTTCTACACTTGATGAAGAACACGCTAAAGATGTCTGGTATGTATATCAGGTCTCGCATTGTTTCTGATCTTCCCTCCTGTGTCCTGTATCCGATCTTGTCATTCGTGATCTACCATGGAATGTTTATGCTGACCCGGATGAGTTCCATCTGCCTTTCCGCTCTATTGTCTTCGCCATATCTCGCCCGTCCCGACCCCGCGCTCATGCAACCTGACAGTCGCAACTCTTCGCCAACCCGGTCTCACAAATCTGCTTCTTCCCGCCATAGTGCGGTGCATCCCGGCAGCCCTCGAGGCGACAGCGAGATTCTCGTCCTGGACAAATGCAAACATGCCTTCCACTTCGCCTGTATTAACTCGTGGTTTAACTATCGATGCTACAAATGCCCGCTTTGCCAGACTTCATATGCACCTCCCGAGCTTGTTTAAAGCCGGTGTTGTATTTGCCATTGCGCAGTACTCGATTTGATGCGATATGACTCGCTTCTCTGATTTATGAAGATACGAATAAGACTAATGTGACCATGCTGGTACTGAATTAAAAAAATTGTACTTTGCGTAGCCTGGTAAGGATTGGTGTTTGTAGTGTAAGGAGGAACGGCCACTTGATCCTTGCCGTAAGTGAAGTTGTTTTTTGGTTTGTCGCGTCTCATCTACTTCCATTCCATCCTCGAAAAGGCTATACAGGAAAGAAGGAAACTTGATAAGATGGCCCGAAACTAAGAACagctgccgaagaagatataACTTATGGAGCCAAACCCTTGCCTTatcattgttttctctcttgtAAATAGTGCCATATCTTAATCCCTTCGTAACCTCGTCTTAAATCCTTGTCCTCATGCTCCTCGGGGCATCATCTAAAATTCCTTAAAATTTTGCCCTTGCCCCCATTTTGCCGCGGCAGATGGCCTGCTTGACTACAGGAAGTGCCGGGAGTGCTATTTAGACTAGACTATAATTGGTAGATCCGCGGAATAGAACGGTTACTTCTCATAGTCAAAGGGAATCGCGGGGAGATAATCGGCATAGATCATTGTGCCCCGCTATTTGGGGGGAAGACCAGGATAAGATGCCGAACAtttctctcccttttctTACACCTCCAGATTACGCATGTCTCGTTCAATTCCAACTGAACACGATCATATTGGACTCCAAATCCACAACTTTACCGCGATTAAATCATGGTTTTGAAACTATCTTTCGCCTGCTGGGACTATGATCGCATGAAGGCAATAGAAGATGGCCGGGTTCGCGCAGAGGGGATGGAAATTCAGTTCCTAAACCTTCGTGTGGAAGAAACGTGAGCATCTACTTTGAGCATGGGCTATTCTCCCCTTGTTTCATAATTTCCCTAACCGCAATAGTTTTTTCCGGCAATTGCGCTTCAAGGAGTTTGATATATCCGAACTATCTCTTTCATCTTACATGTTGACCCTCAATCAACCAAACCCGCCCTTTATCGCCCTGCCAGTTTTTCCTTCACGCTTTTTTCGGCATCAATCGATGTATATCAACACCAAGGCCGGTATCTCCAAGCCTGAGGATTTGGCTGGGAAAAAGATTGGAATACCCGAGTACCAAAGTATGCACCTACAACATGCTTTTGATGGAGTGATAGTGAACTAATACGGCGTTAAAATAGTGACCGCTGCAGTGTGGCAACGAGGAATTCTCGAAGATGAATATGGCGTCATTCCAAGCCAGGTTCAATTCTATGTGGGTGCAATCGAGAAAGTAGAAAGCGACGTGCAGAGGATCAGCAAAGTTCCGCATTCCCTACCAGAGGGCGTGACAGTAACTGCCATTCAAAAGGGCCAAAATCTCTCTGAAATGCTTGCCAACGGGGAAATTGATGCTATTTTCAGTGCTAGCCAGCCCTTCTCCCTGGAAACATCCGAGAATGTAGCCCGTCTGTTCCCCAATTTCAAACAAGTGGAGGCGGAATACTACGAAAAGACCAAGATCTTTCCCATCATGCACGTTATCGCTCTCAAGCGAGATCTTTATCAGGCACATCCGTGGATTGCAAAGAGCTTGACTAAGGCATTCGCGCAAAGTCTCGATATAGCCTATGAAGCCCTAGAAGAGCGCTCGGCACTCCGTTATATACTGCCCTGGCTCGAGGATCACGTCATTGAGGCCAAAAGGCTAATGGGCGGAAACTCCAGATGGTGGCAGGACGGGTTCGCAGAGAACAAACATGTTATCTCCAAGTTTTTGGACTATCATTACAGGCAGGGGTTGTCACAAAGACCTtttgaggcggaggagatcTTTGCTCCGAATACTTTGGAATCGTTTGTGATGTAATCTGGGTCCTTTAGAAAAGACTCCTGGAAGCTCCGCACGAGGGGAATACCATAAAGTTTGTCAAAGACCTAACAAACATCAAACAAGACAAATATTAAGAAACAGCATGTATGATTGATCGCCGAAGATCACCAGTCCGTGCAATgccaagaagaagtatgaATTTAACACTAACACAACTCACCGCGCCCAGTCGTCTGCTTCAGACAAGAATACAAAGACAGATAGGTGAATCGGACAATATCGAGAACCGTGGCTAGGAAGGTGAAGGGCTGCCAACTTGCTCCATTACATCCTCGGAAAGGTATTTCTTTTCCTAGGAGCAAACGGACTCGATAGAAAGAGATATGCAGATTCCGATGGCTATGGTGTAGACGTGTCGCGATCAGGACCGTTTCAGTAATAATGATGTTATGGATCAGATCGATTCGGGTGTATACCCCAATTACCCACAACAGGTCAAGACCTCACAAGAAGTGCCGCACTTAACTTGACAGGACTGCAACCAAGCGCCTTTATGCCTGGCCCCCGTCGCCACTGCAGTGTTAGTTTTCTGGCCTAATTCTGGCTGTACGGTAGCCGAATGGATCCCATAGCTATGAAAGCAGTCGCCCATGGTCTTCGCTATATCCACAAAGTCCGAAATTGACTTATCTGACATCGAGACGTGAACAGATGCCAATGCCTTCTCTTGGTTCAGTCGCCAAACATGCAGTTCGTGAACTGATAAAACACCCGGAATTGTTTCGAGGTCATGTTTGACGTCGTCGAGGTTTATTCCGCTTGGGACACTTTCCAATAGGATCTTGCCTGACTTTTTCACTGTAGGGGCGATCGGTTAAATTTGAACAGTCGacgaaggaagaagagacaaacCTAATGGGAAGGATGTTGCGAGGATGACAATGGCGATGGTCATGCTAACTGCAGGGTCCGCGTAGTAGCGGTGAGGATATTTCGTGAGCCATATAATTAGTGCTGAGATTATGACAGCAACATTGTTGGCGGCGTCACCCAGAACGTGAATCAGAACACCTAGCATGCCGAGATCATACCCCTTTTTGGAGGGTTGGATGTTGTTATGTCGATGGTTTGTGTGCAAAGAAACAAGCTATGTCCATGTTTTAGTATAGTCCCATGGATATTAAGGGGATGTTCTCACTTCTGTTGTCTCACTATCTGAGCTACCGGTAGTCCCACTAACTCCGGAGCCTTCTTTTTTGGCATGGTCATGGTCTGTGAACCCGACGGCGTATTAGTGAAGAACAGATGTGGGAAAAGGTGAGGCTACTAACCATGAAGAAATGAAGCACTTATAATATTGAGAGTGAGTCCAACACAGCCAATGATAAGAACAAGCTTCGGCTGCTTAACGACTATCGTTGTGTCAGCAAGATATAAGGAACGCATTTTAGGCTGTGCATACTTTGCAAGGAGATGAATCGTTCTAGAGATTGCAAAAAGATACTAACACCCAacgcaagaaggaaaacgCCGTTGAAAAATGCACCGAGGAGCCGAGATCGCTGCCAGCCGAAGGATAAGTCTGATGGTGAGTTCTTTTTCGCGGATATCTGCCTTCCGTTATAATGAATTCAAAATGGGGAGGGCAACTAGTTGCTAACCTTTACGGAGGCGAAGGCCACCATAAACCCAACTAGATCATTCAGCTGGGAATAATTAGCAAAACAAATTGAATATGGTGAGACAATAGCAGCCTTCCTCACATAGTGAAATGCATCTGCAACGAGGGCAAGAGATCTCGTGTAGAATCCAACAGAGATCTCCGCGATGAAGAAACACAGCGAAATGCATATGACAAGCTGTAGCCGCTGTGCCTGGCTGAGGTGTAGGTGTAACACCATACTGGAGCGAAAGTCGACAATATTTGCAGAGATCCTAGAAATTAAGAAAATGAGAGTTGCATAGAGAGGAGTGCAAAGTAGAAGAATGAGGTAGGTAGAAGATCGCTTAGGCTGCACCTTTCAGCTCGTCACATTTAAGGTTTCGGTTCTCGGGCGCGACAGGTGGCGTGGACAAATCCAGCGTTTTATTACACTATAATTGGTAAAAGCAGTCATCCCTTGCTTACCACTACTCGAATGAATATTAAACCTACTGTCTATCAATTTTTATCCGTTGCAAACAGAGCTTGAGTGAAGGCCTTGACCATTCTTTCCATCACGACGCAAAATCTATATCGCTTGTGAATTTTGGCAGCGTTTGTCTTTGTAGCAGCCGTAAGAAGTTGATTATGTGCTTGGTGTGTTCTCCTCGGGAAGTTTAGAAGCAGTCAGTGTACGGCTCAAGTCGTACTGAATTGGCTTCACTCTAGATAAAATTGGACATTTGTCCTGGTCGATCGGGGTAGATTATTATTCGTGCAGCATAGAATGATGTATTTTCACTACTAGGCGTATGGGtaaggaaaaaaaaaaaaggaccGAGCGTGATTTGAACACGCGACCTTCGGATGTTTGCGCAAATCCTCTCCTTTCAGAGAAGGAACTGCAATCCACCGTTCTACCCCTAAACTACCGGTCCAATCTTCTGAATGAGCAGTATTGCTAATGGGTTAATAAGAACTGGATTTTGACATACCTAGTACTTAGCATGCACTTATAACAACCTTAGAGCCAGTTTTATACGATGGCCTTTTCATTTCTTACTGTATGCTTGGTTTGCCACTTAAGAGGGGCGAACCTAGGCTATGAAATATCAACTGTATACGACCTGAGGTGCGCAGGGGAAAGTGTATTATGTTCTATGTCTGTAAAGGTTTGCATGGAATGGGTGCACAAGCGAAGCAGTGCTATGAAAACGACATAAAGGAAATTGGGTTAGCCCTTAGAGATAGATAATATATAACGAGAATGCACTGATACCTTCACCTTCGAAACCACCGCACAAAACAGCCGACAGCAATAGTCGTAGAAAGAATTCCCACCGCGCCAGTCAAGAAAAGAGGAGTTTTGTAACTCAGACAACTGTCGCCGCTTTCCAATCTGGACTGTTGACcatattcttcttcctcttcgtaCTCGACCTGCTTATCCACTCCGAGCTCAGAGTAATACTTCTGTAGCTCATCGATTTTCCGACGCACAAAATCCTCTCGGTTCTTATGCATCTCAATGCTAGTGGTAAAGTGGTGGACTCTCTCATCCACTGATTGATCCGATCCCCAACAGAAACCATCTAGCATGTCCCAATATATCAGATCGACTGAGGCAACCTTCCGGCAGGCTAGGGTGAACCAAGCTGTTTTATTATGAATTGATTGTCGCATGCGGTAGGAAAGTCGGTTGTCGCTCGGGCTTgtgtctctttcttcctccttctgctGTAAGACTTGTAGGAAGAGCTCCGCCTTAGGGAGGTATGCGTCGAAGAAAGCATCTGGGCCTTGATAACTTATGATAGTATGTGGCCGTTGTAGGAGTAACCACCAAGGAATACTACCTGCAAACTGTGCAGGGGCGGCATAGCAAAATTCCCAGTCAATAACACCGACAAGTCGGAGTGAGTCGTCAACGAGGACATTACCCGGGCACAGGTCGTCGCAGAATAGCTTAAAAGGCCCATAGTTGTCGTCTCGATCAATAAAGTTTAGTGCAATAGCCTTCATTAGATGACGACAGGTATATTTTTGCCGGTAGTCGTTTGAATCATATATGCTATTTCGTTGCTGCTCTAGATGAAGCGATTGCTGGTCAAGGAGCGAGGTGATATAATCGATAGAGCTATGATAGACGCGGGAGGGGAAGATAGACTCTTTCATTCCGCATGTCCGCATTAGTTCATTGAATTCAATAGTCAACGGCCTCCCATCGATGTAGGGTTTGTTCGATGACTCGGACTCGGGCTGGCCAAGACTGCCAATCCGATCAAAATCAAGGCCCCAAAGCTCTAGCAGAATCTCTGCCATTTGTCCGTATAAAGTTCGTAAGGTCTGCTCGTCGGCATCCGGATTTATAATTTTGTCTTTTGGATCTGTGCCCTCCTTGCGTAGCACCTCTGATATCGGCTTCCCGTCAATCCAAGTCATGATAATAAATGGCCCTAGGCCCGTAGGGTTCTCATGTCCTGCACCATGGGCGATCACATGTGGCACTGGAATCGAAGTGTTTTTTTCAACATATTGCATGACGATGGCCTCGCGGTAGACCTTTTCGTCCAAAACCATAGACTTCCCTGGCAAGGGGAATCGAATCAGCCAGTCGTCGCCTCCGTCATCCCAGTGGAGACGCCAACTGAAATTGAATGAGCCGCAGTGCATAGAACGTAGCAAGCAGTCATCTCGATTATTTCGGTAGCGACTCGCTAGCTGGCAGATGCCttcggcggaggtggagcCTAGTCTGATCCAGTCGCGTCTCTGTGCATCGAATTCGTCGAGGCTGATATCATCGAAATCCATGGCTCTAAGCTGCCTTGTATGTTGTTGTGAAGCTGAACTTTTGTGCACATACAAAGAAGAGGTATGAAGCTTTTGTCTCTAGCCAGCTGTGTATTTTGAAATGTCCCAAGGGGACAACGAAACACAATGCAGTTTACACCATTTAGGCTTAGTGTGGTATCACATGACTGCATTGATCATCCAATACTATCTCCACAGTGGGGCTTGTAGAGCCTCAACAATCAGTTGAAGAAACGTTAATCCTTCGCTGGTTCATCATTCTCCTAATATTTCGCCCAAATCATAGCATTCACCGAATGTTTAGCCAATGAGCGATTCCTTCGCGTTAGAAAATACAACGGGAATCTTGAACACCGTGGAAACCTGATGATGTCCCTGTTCCACCTTCTTCGGTTCGGATCCAACTGACAGATTTCGTTGACGAACACGAAAGAGAGAAGTTGAAGTCTGCCGGTTGTTTTGGACGAAAACACACACGTTCGAGAAGCATTCCTGAAAAGCTTTTCTCGGTTTAGCTCCCACCGTCCATCACATCACTATGTAGCCACAGGAGAAATGTGAAATATGGGTTCTCACAAGAAGACAGCCTATTTTTCAGTGGCAAGTCGAGCTTCCCTCTTCTGTCGTATAATCTCCCGTTCTCTCTGTGAGGAGTTGCCCGCTGCCGACAACAAGTTCATATTATTTTGGTTGGAGAGCCCTTCGTTTATGGCCTTGCGATCCTCGGCACTCAAAGTCTTTGGCTTCTCTTTCCCCTCTAGTGCATTTAGGCTCGCTTCACGACCATTGCCTGTATCATTCTGAGTGTTAGAGTTCATGGTTGAGTATAAGGTCAAAATTCTGGGTGTAGGTAGACAAGATAATTGGCTCTGTAGGGCTGGAGCAGTCACTTTATCAGCTAGAAGAGCCAAAAGTGCAGCGGCGGGGCGGGGAAGCCTGCCATTATGTACTGGCCTGTGCAATACAAGACTGAGTGGTTTGTGCACTAGCATTTTCATAGATCTTGTGTTCATCTCCTACCCCGCTATACATCGTCTTGACAAGGGATGGACCACTCATCATCAGACACGAAAGCACACAGGCATCTGGTAGAAATCTTGCATATGTGTATACCAATCAAATCTGCAGCTTGAGGTGGCCAGGAAGCCAGTGAGTGGCATTAGTTTGAGCCTCATAAAAAGAGGTAACCGTCGCAGCCGCCTTGTTTAACAAAGTGGGAGCGTAGCAGAGATGAAATGAGGGTGTTACAGTGCAGAGTCTAATAGCCATTCAATA carries:
- a CDS encoding uncharacterized protein (ID:PFLUO_003148-T1.cds;~source:funannotate) — protein: MSEEQAQAARSQGSNNTINLSQPAHALTFHDVLNQLGTNCEDGLTSSEAKQRLDQYGENMLEGDEGVSFAKIFIRQIANAMILVLIIAMAVSFGIQSWIEGGFIAAVIALNVVVGVYQDLAAEKTMDSLRSLSSPTGVVTRDGTTSTVPATEIVPGDMVELKVGDTVPADLRLVEAFNFETDEALLTGESLPVQKDADSQFDPDTGPGDRLNIAYSSSTVTRGRSRGVVVGTGMTTEIGAIAAALRGGDSKRRPVKRGPQGETKKRWYIQAWTLTTTDAIGRFLGINVGTPLQRKLSKLALLLFAVAVIFAVIVEAANDWRSDREVILYAVATGLAMIPACLVVVLTITMAAGTRQMVKKHVIVRKLDSLEALGAVTNVCSDKTGTLTQGRMVAKRAWIPSVGTYSVGSSNNPLSPEEGELSLMAEMPIQLASETKANIAQPEELLKDNEVLKSFLNVAAMANLAHLHKSSDDQWHARGEPTDIAIQVFAHRFNWGLGGLTQGDNPIWKQKAEYPFDSSVKKMSVIFSNHEEGSEMVFTKGAVERVLDACSAVTWKADAAPAPLNDETRDTILENMEALAKEGLRVLALAGREHNPSPGSKEGQDPLPREEVEKDLVFYGLIGLYDPPRPETAGAIAQCYKAGISVHMVTGDHPGTARAIAAQVGIIPSNMDMLAKDVADAMVMTAGEFDKLTEDEIDRLPTLPLVIARCAPNTKVRMIEALHRRGKYVAMTGDGVNDSPSLKRADVGIAMGENGSDVAKDASELVLTDDNFASMIQGISEGRRIFDNIQKFVLHLLAENVALGLTLLVGLAFKDESNQSVFPIAPVEIIWIIMVTSGLPDMGLGMEEAAPEVMDRPPQSKQGIFTWEVIIDTLVYGVWMAALCLSAFSLVLYGWGDGNLAQGCNSNYEDIFNDFQCDTVFRARATTFTCMTWFALFLAWEMMNLRRSFFQMQPDSKKYFTQWMYDVWGNRFLFWGIMSGFVLTFPILYIPVINRDVFKHTGISWEWGIVFVETVLFFLGVESWKWCKRIWFRRQESKAKNGDGVQGTGENRGLKDFSRYTTMSRSETQATDDMKVEKSMV
- a CDS encoding uncharacterized protein (ID:PFLUO_003151-T1.cds;~source:funannotate), whose amino-acid sequence is MDFDDISLDEFDAQRRDWIRLGSTSAEGICQLASRYRNNRDDCLLRSMHCGSFNFSWRLHWDDGGDDWLIRFPLPGKSMVLDEKVYREAIVMQYVEKNTSIPVPHVIAHGAGHENPTGLGPFIIMTWIDGKPISEVLRKEGTDPKDKIINPDADEQTLRTLYGQMAEILLELWGLDFDRIGSLGQPESESSNKPYIDGRPLTIEFNELMRTCGMKESIFPSRVYHSSIDYITSLLDQQSLHLEQQRNSIYDSNDYRQKYTCRHLMKAIALNFIDRDDNYGPFKLFCDDLCPGNVLVDDSLRLVGVIDWEFCYAAPAQFAGSIPWWLLLQRPHTIISYQGPDAFFDAYLPKAELFLQVLQQKEEERDTSPSDNRLSYRMRQSIHNKTAWFTLACRKVASVDLIYWDMLDGFCWGSDQSVDERVHHFTTSIEMHKNREDFVRRKIDELQKYYSELGVDKQVEYEEEEEYGQQSRLESGDSCLSYKTPLFLTGAVGILSTTIAVGCFVRWFRR
- a CDS encoding uncharacterized protein (ID:PFLUO_003149-T1.cds;~source:funannotate) — protein: MAGFFRQLRFKEFDISELSLSSYMLTLNQPNPPFIALPVFPSRFFRHQSMYINTKAGISKPEDLAGKKIGIPEYQMTAAVWQRGILEDEYGVIPSQVQFYVGAIEKVESDVQRISKVPHSLPEGVTVTAIQKGQNLSEMLANGEIDAIFSASQPFSLETSENVARLFPNFKQVEAEYYEKTKIFPIMHVIALKRDLYQAHPWIAKSLTKAFAQSLDIAYEALEERSALRYILPWLEDHVIEAKRLMGGNSRWWQDGFAENKHVISKFLDYHYRQGLSQRPFEAEEIFAPNTLESFVM